The Brachyhypopomus gauderio isolate BG-103 chromosome 2, BGAUD_0.2, whole genome shotgun sequence genome contains a region encoding:
- the c2cd5 gene encoding C2 domain-containing protein 5 isoform X6, translating to MPGKLKAKIVAGRHLPVMDRASDLTDAFVEVKFGNTTFKTDVCPKSLNPQWNSEWFKFEVDDEDLQDEPLQITVLDHDTYSANDAIGKVYIDIDPLLCSEAATVISGWFPIYDTIHGIRGEINVLVKVDLFNDLNRFRQSSCGVKFFCTMSIPRCFRAMVIHGFVEELVVNEDPEYQWIDRIRTPRASNEARQRLISLMSGELQRKIGLKVLEMGGNAVVGYLQCFDLEGESGLVVRAIGTACTLDKISSTCPAAVVPNLSNSSPSKDMKEAVFGEEAPGVPLSSGPPTPLRAQTFSSFSPSKSYSRQSSSSDTELSLTPKTARICLSPSSPLHQCKSSPLPTMVPRSRTPPLLHVSQSDTAMLRKSVSFSEDLLLVASGMGSGGSAGKEAGPLKALLRQQTQSALEQREFPFFTLTGFPVGFLLHVGGVVSARSVKLLDRIHNPDEPETRDAWWEEIRQEIKSHAKALGCHAVVGYSESTSICEEVCILSASGTAAILSSRFMQDGALDTEHRFEDTAPPACGFCHIPYDELNMPFPAQLTYCHCCRRHKVPDVLFTTIDVPTEASITGKGCLIQARLCRTKKKAQGEGNATAISNLLPFLEYELHTQLLNKLKLRGMNALFGLRVQISVGDTMLLGLASATGVYLTALPSPGGIQIAGKTPSDLTYEQHVSNMQKKINDTIAKNKELYEISPPKLFTLDPDAFVNINTEWVEEVIGSPIPESRQRSRIFRSHSESSDEVLELDLSHGKKDAFVLEIDDTDAIEDIHSLLTDAPTPPGFYSCNTEIMPGIYNWTSSLQMFTSVRVFRLSNANLTNQGLNKIFNDLCENLLKSLYFKLRSMVPCCLCHVNFIVAVPEDELIQVAVTAVAMSLDKDQTQENGRQSGDKTLMKAITENEEQLQFPLELSAECPSNPLSSAKGLSEVSGPLPSARAPSVDHSSFTDRCSSWIEQIRLKAHTIRRGSIKTTSSLEKSSPLPDSRSRSLRSNRSCPSSSVAVVKMTPLSFLPGTKIIKYLGIINMFFIRETTSLREEGGVSGFLHSFIAEVFAMVRAHVAALGGNAVVSYSMKECVFMENPNKNQAQCLINVSGDAVIFIRESELEATPSQTQSGNVQTSSNGEGT from the exons ATGCCAGGAAAACTGAAGGCGAAGATTGTGGCGGGTCGGCATCTGCCCGTCATGGACCGTGCCAGCGATCTCACTGACGCTTTTGTGGAG GTGAAGTTTGGAAACACAACTTTTAAAACTGATGTGTGTCCCAAGTCTCTGAATCCTCAGTGGAATTCAGAGTGGTTTAAGTTTGAG GTAGATGACGAGGACTTACAGGACGAGCCATTGCAGATAACAGTTCTGGATCATGACACGTACAGCGCTAATGATGCCATAGGAAAGGTTTACATCGACATTGACCCGCTGCTTTGCAGTGAAGCTGCTACAGTAATCTCTGGCTGGTTTCCCATCTATGACACCATACatg GCATAAGAGGAGAGATCAATGTCCTAGTCAAAGTCGACCTCTTCAATGACCTGAACCGATTCCGTCAGTCTTCCTGTGGAGTCAAGTTCTTCTGTA CCATGTCGATCCCGCGCTGTTTCCGTGCCATGGTCATCCATGGCTTTGTGGAAGAGCTGGTGGTGAACGAGGATCCAGAGTACCAGTGGATCGACCGAATCCGGACTCCCCGGGCGTCCAACGAGGCCCGCCAGAGACTCATCTCGCTTATGTCAG GCGAACTCCAGCGTAAGATAGGTCTGAAGGTGCTGGAGATGGGTGGGAATGCAGTGGTTGGCTACCTGCAGTGTTTCGACCTGGAGGGCGAGTCCGGGCTGGTCGTGCGAGCTATCGGTACTGCCTGCACACTCGACAAAATCAGCAGCACGTGTCCAGCCGCCGTGGTCCCCAACCTGTCCAACTCGTCTCCATCGAAAGACATGAAAGA GGCAGTTTTTGGGGAGGAGGCCCCTGGCGTTCCGTTGTCCTCAggaccccccacccctctacgAGCCCAAaccttctcctccttctccccTTCCAAGTCCTACAGCCGCCAGTCCTCCTCCTCGGACACGGAGCTGAGTCTCACCCCAAAAACCG CGAGGATTTGTCTGTCTCCCAGTTCTCCTCTCCATCAGTGTAAGTCTTCACCCCTTCCCACTATGGTCCCCAGGAGTAgaactcctccccttctccatgTGAGCCAATCAGACACAGCCATGCTGAGAAAGAGTGTGTCCTTCAGTGAGGACCTGCTACTAGTGGCCTCTG GCATGGGCAGTGGAGGCAGTGCCGGCAAGGAGGCGGGGCCTCTTAAAGCACTTCTGAGACAGCAGACCCAGTCAGCCTTGGAGCAGAgg gaGTTCCCCTTTTTTACACTGACTGGTTTCCCTGTGGGCTTTCTGCTTCACGTGGGTGGGGTGGTCAGTGCGCGTTCTGTGAAGCTTTTGGATCGAATTCACAATCCTG ACGAGCCAGAGACGCGAGACGCTTGGTGGGAGGAGATCCGTCAGGAGATCAAGTCCCACGCCAAGGCCCTGGGCTGCCATGCTGTGGTGGGCTACAGCGAGTCCACCAGCATCTG cgagGAAGTGTGTATTCTGTCGGCTTCAGGCACCGCCGCCATTCTCAGCTCCCGCTTCATGCAAGACGGCGCGTTGGACACGGAACACAG ATTTGAAGACACAGCGCCCCCTGCCTGCGGCTTCTGTCACATCCCGTATGATGAGCTGAACATGCCGTTTCCTGCCCAGCTCACGTACTGCCACTGCTGCCGACGCCACAAAGTGCCCGACGTGCTTTTCACCACCATAGACGTTCCCACTGAAGCCAGCATCACTGGCAAAGGCTGTCTGATCCAGGCcag GCTGTGCCGCACTAAGAAGAAGGCCCAGGGTGAGGGAAACGCCACGGCCATCAGCAACCTGCTGCCCTTCCTGGAGTACGAGCTGCACACGCAGCTGCTCAACAAGCTGAAGCTGCGTGGGATGAACGCGCTGTTTGGCCTGCGTGTGCAGATCAGCGTGGGCGACACCATGCTGCTGGGCCTGGCT tcgGCGACTGGGGTGTACCTGACAGCCCTGCCCAGTCCTGGAGGGATTCAGATAGCAGGGAAGACACCTAGTGACCTCACATATGAGCAACACGTCTCCAACATGCAGAAGAAAATCAACGACACCATTGCCAAAAACAAAGAGCTCTACGAGATCAGCCCTCCG AAACTATTCACTCTGGACCCAGACGCTTTCGTAAACATCAACACG GAGTGGGTTGAAGAAGTCATTGGCTCGCCGATTCCTGAATCACGTCAGCGGTCCCGCATCTTCCGCTCCCACTCGGAGAGCTCGGACGAGGTTCTGGAGTTGGACCTGTCTCACGGCAAGAAGGACGCCTTTGTGCTGGAG ATTGATGACACTGATGCTATTGAAGACATTCACTCCCTTCTTACCGACGCCCCAACGCCTCCAG GGTTTTACAGCTGCAACACTGAAATCATGCCTGGGATTTATAACTGGACTTCAAGTTTACAG ATGTTTACATCCGTAAGGGTCTTCCGCCTCAGCAATGCAAACCTGACCAATCAGGGCCTGAATAAGATCTTCAATGACCTCTGTGAGAACCTGCTAAAG AGTCTGTACTTCAAGCTGCGTTCTATGGTACCCTGCTGCCTATGTCATGTGAACTTCATTGTTGCTGTGCCTGAGGATGAACTTATCCAG gtggCAGTGACTGCAGTGGCCATGAGTTTGGATAAAGATCAGACTCAAGAGAATGGCAGACAAAGTGGAGATAAAACTCTTATGAAAG CCATTACAGAGAATGAAGAGCAGCTTCAGTTTCCTTTAGAGCTCAGTGCTGAATGTCCTTCCAACCCTCTCAGCTCTGCCAAAG gtTTGTCAGAGGTGTCTGGTCCTCTTCCAAGTGCCAGAG ccCCCTCAGTTGATCACAGTTCCTTTACAGACAGATGCAGCTCCTGGATAGAGCAGATTAGACTGAAAGCTCACACCATAAGACGTGGATCAATTAAAACAA CATCCTCTCTGGAGAAGTCCAGTCCGTTGCCGGACAGCCGCTCCCGCTCCCTGCGCTCGAACCGCTCCTGTCCTTCCAGCTCTGTTGCCGTGGTGAAAATGACCCCCCTCTCCTTCCTTCCTGGAACAAAGATCATCAAGTACCTCGGCATCATCAACATGTTCTTCATCAGAGAAACCACGTCACTGCGGGAG gaGGGTGGCGTAAGTGGGTTCCTGCACTCGTTTATAGCCGAGGTGTTTGCCATGGTACGAGCCCATGTGGCTGCTCTCGGAGGAAACGCTGTCGTCTCCTACAGCAtgaaagagtgtgtgttcatggagaACCCCAACAAAAACCAG GCTCAGTGCCTTATCAATGTGAGTGGAGACGCTGTGATTTTCATCCGGGAATCTGAGCTTGAGGCCACACCGTCCCAGACACAGTCAGGAAACGTGCAGACCTCCAGCAACGGAGAAGGAACCTGA
- the c2cd5 gene encoding C2 domain-containing protein 5 isoform X1, with translation MPGKLKAKIVAGRHLPVMDRASDLTDAFVEVKFGNTTFKTDVCPKSLNPQWNSEWFKFEVDDEDLQDEPLQITVLDHDTYSANDAIGKVYIDIDPLLCSEAATVISGWFPIYDTIHGIRGEINVLVKVDLFNDLNRFRQSSCGVKFFCTMSIPRCFRAMVIHGFVEELVVNEDPEYQWIDRIRTPRASNEARQRLISLMSGELQRKIGLKVLEMGGNAVVGYLQCFDLEGESGLVVRAIGTACTLDKISSTCPAAVVPNLSNSSPSKDMKDSLQAVPSTLGCRSTHSSPVHSASSRLSQGFSVSVPTLLFAGMKNRQRSSEGPRARQCRAVFGEEAPGVPLSSGPPTPLRAQTFSSFSPSKSYSRQSSSSDTELSLTPKTARICLSPSSPLHQCKSSPLPTMVPRSRTPPLLHVSQSDTAMLRKSVSFSEDLLLVASGMGSGGSAGKEAGPLKALLRQQTQSALEQREFPFFTLTGFPVGFLLHVGGVVSARSVKLLDRIHNPDEPETRDAWWEEIRQEIKSHAKALGCHAVVGYSESTSICEEVCILSASGTAAILSSRFMQDGALDTEHRFEDTAPPACGFCHIPYDELNMPFPAQLTYCHCCRRHKVPDVLFTTIDVPTEASITGKGCLIQARLCRTKKKAQGEGNATAISNLLPFLEYELHTQLLNKLKLRGMNALFGLRVQISVGDTMLLGLASATGVYLTALPSPGGIQIAGKTPSDLTYEQHVSNMQKKINDTIAKNKELYEISPPKLFTLDPDAFVNINTEWVEEVIGSPIPESRQRSRIFRSHSESSDEVLELDLSHGKKDAFVLEIDDTDAIEDIHSLLTDAPTPPGFYSCNTEIMPGIYNWTSSLQMFTSVRVFRLSNANLTNQGLNKIFNDLCENLLKSLYFKLRSMVPCCLCHVNFIVAVPEDELIQVAVTAVAMSLDKDQTQENGRQSGDKTLMKAITENEEQLQFPLELSAECPSNPLSSAKGLSEVSGPLPSARAPSVDHSSFTDRCSSWIEQIRLKAHTIRRGSIKTTSSLEKSSPLPDSRSRSLRSNRSCPSSSVAVVKMTPLSFLPGTKIIKYLGIINMFFIRETTSLREEGGVSGFLHSFIAEVFAMVRAHVAALGGNAVVSYSMKECVFMENPNKNQAQCLINVSGDAVIFIRESELEATPSQTQSGNVQTSSNGEGT, from the exons ATGCCAGGAAAACTGAAGGCGAAGATTGTGGCGGGTCGGCATCTGCCCGTCATGGACCGTGCCAGCGATCTCACTGACGCTTTTGTGGAG GTGAAGTTTGGAAACACAACTTTTAAAACTGATGTGTGTCCCAAGTCTCTGAATCCTCAGTGGAATTCAGAGTGGTTTAAGTTTGAG GTAGATGACGAGGACTTACAGGACGAGCCATTGCAGATAACAGTTCTGGATCATGACACGTACAGCGCTAATGATGCCATAGGAAAGGTTTACATCGACATTGACCCGCTGCTTTGCAGTGAAGCTGCTACAGTAATCTCTGGCTGGTTTCCCATCTATGACACCATACatg GCATAAGAGGAGAGATCAATGTCCTAGTCAAAGTCGACCTCTTCAATGACCTGAACCGATTCCGTCAGTCTTCCTGTGGAGTCAAGTTCTTCTGTA CCATGTCGATCCCGCGCTGTTTCCGTGCCATGGTCATCCATGGCTTTGTGGAAGAGCTGGTGGTGAACGAGGATCCAGAGTACCAGTGGATCGACCGAATCCGGACTCCCCGGGCGTCCAACGAGGCCCGCCAGAGACTCATCTCGCTTATGTCAG GCGAACTCCAGCGTAAGATAGGTCTGAAGGTGCTGGAGATGGGTGGGAATGCAGTGGTTGGCTACCTGCAGTGTTTCGACCTGGAGGGCGAGTCCGGGCTGGTCGTGCGAGCTATCGGTACTGCCTGCACACTCGACAAAATCAGCAGCACGTGTCCAGCCGCCGTGGTCCCCAACCTGTCCAACTCGTCTCCATCGAAAGACATGAAAGA ctctcTGCAGGCTGTCCCTTCCACTCTTGGATGTCGTTCCACTCACAGCAGCCCGGTTCACAGTGCGAGCAGCCGTCTCTCTCAGGGCTTCTCCGTGTCTGTGCCAACACTGCTGTTCGCCGGTATGAAAAACAGACAAAGGAGCTCAGAGGGCCCCAGAGCCAGGCAGTGTAG GGCAGTTTTTGGGGAGGAGGCCCCTGGCGTTCCGTTGTCCTCAggaccccccacccctctacgAGCCCAAaccttctcctccttctccccTTCCAAGTCCTACAGCCGCCAGTCCTCCTCCTCGGACACGGAGCTGAGTCTCACCCCAAAAACCG CGAGGATTTGTCTGTCTCCCAGTTCTCCTCTCCATCAGTGTAAGTCTTCACCCCTTCCCACTATGGTCCCCAGGAGTAgaactcctccccttctccatgTGAGCCAATCAGACACAGCCATGCTGAGAAAGAGTGTGTCCTTCAGTGAGGACCTGCTACTAGTGGCCTCTG GCATGGGCAGTGGAGGCAGTGCCGGCAAGGAGGCGGGGCCTCTTAAAGCACTTCTGAGACAGCAGACCCAGTCAGCCTTGGAGCAGAgg gaGTTCCCCTTTTTTACACTGACTGGTTTCCCTGTGGGCTTTCTGCTTCACGTGGGTGGGGTGGTCAGTGCGCGTTCTGTGAAGCTTTTGGATCGAATTCACAATCCTG ACGAGCCAGAGACGCGAGACGCTTGGTGGGAGGAGATCCGTCAGGAGATCAAGTCCCACGCCAAGGCCCTGGGCTGCCATGCTGTGGTGGGCTACAGCGAGTCCACCAGCATCTG cgagGAAGTGTGTATTCTGTCGGCTTCAGGCACCGCCGCCATTCTCAGCTCCCGCTTCATGCAAGACGGCGCGTTGGACACGGAACACAG ATTTGAAGACACAGCGCCCCCTGCCTGCGGCTTCTGTCACATCCCGTATGATGAGCTGAACATGCCGTTTCCTGCCCAGCTCACGTACTGCCACTGCTGCCGACGCCACAAAGTGCCCGACGTGCTTTTCACCACCATAGACGTTCCCACTGAAGCCAGCATCACTGGCAAAGGCTGTCTGATCCAGGCcag GCTGTGCCGCACTAAGAAGAAGGCCCAGGGTGAGGGAAACGCCACGGCCATCAGCAACCTGCTGCCCTTCCTGGAGTACGAGCTGCACACGCAGCTGCTCAACAAGCTGAAGCTGCGTGGGATGAACGCGCTGTTTGGCCTGCGTGTGCAGATCAGCGTGGGCGACACCATGCTGCTGGGCCTGGCT tcgGCGACTGGGGTGTACCTGACAGCCCTGCCCAGTCCTGGAGGGATTCAGATAGCAGGGAAGACACCTAGTGACCTCACATATGAGCAACACGTCTCCAACATGCAGAAGAAAATCAACGACACCATTGCCAAAAACAAAGAGCTCTACGAGATCAGCCCTCCG AAACTATTCACTCTGGACCCAGACGCTTTCGTAAACATCAACACG GAGTGGGTTGAAGAAGTCATTGGCTCGCCGATTCCTGAATCACGTCAGCGGTCCCGCATCTTCCGCTCCCACTCGGAGAGCTCGGACGAGGTTCTGGAGTTGGACCTGTCTCACGGCAAGAAGGACGCCTTTGTGCTGGAG ATTGATGACACTGATGCTATTGAAGACATTCACTCCCTTCTTACCGACGCCCCAACGCCTCCAG GGTTTTACAGCTGCAACACTGAAATCATGCCTGGGATTTATAACTGGACTTCAAGTTTACAG ATGTTTACATCCGTAAGGGTCTTCCGCCTCAGCAATGCAAACCTGACCAATCAGGGCCTGAATAAGATCTTCAATGACCTCTGTGAGAACCTGCTAAAG AGTCTGTACTTCAAGCTGCGTTCTATGGTACCCTGCTGCCTATGTCATGTGAACTTCATTGTTGCTGTGCCTGAGGATGAACTTATCCAG gtggCAGTGACTGCAGTGGCCATGAGTTTGGATAAAGATCAGACTCAAGAGAATGGCAGACAAAGTGGAGATAAAACTCTTATGAAAG CCATTACAGAGAATGAAGAGCAGCTTCAGTTTCCTTTAGAGCTCAGTGCTGAATGTCCTTCCAACCCTCTCAGCTCTGCCAAAG gtTTGTCAGAGGTGTCTGGTCCTCTTCCAAGTGCCAGAG ccCCCTCAGTTGATCACAGTTCCTTTACAGACAGATGCAGCTCCTGGATAGAGCAGATTAGACTGAAAGCTCACACCATAAGACGTGGATCAATTAAAACAA CATCCTCTCTGGAGAAGTCCAGTCCGTTGCCGGACAGCCGCTCCCGCTCCCTGCGCTCGAACCGCTCCTGTCCTTCCAGCTCTGTTGCCGTGGTGAAAATGACCCCCCTCTCCTTCCTTCCTGGAACAAAGATCATCAAGTACCTCGGCATCATCAACATGTTCTTCATCAGAGAAACCACGTCACTGCGGGAG gaGGGTGGCGTAAGTGGGTTCCTGCACTCGTTTATAGCCGAGGTGTTTGCCATGGTACGAGCCCATGTGGCTGCTCTCGGAGGAAACGCTGTCGTCTCCTACAGCAtgaaagagtgtgtgttcatggagaACCCCAACAAAAACCAG GCTCAGTGCCTTATCAATGTGAGTGGAGACGCTGTGATTTTCATCCGGGAATCTGAGCTTGAGGCCACACCGTCCCAGACACAGTCAGGAAACGTGCAGACCTCCAGCAACGGAGAAGGAACCTGA
- the c2cd5 gene encoding C2 domain-containing protein 5 isoform X3 produces the protein MPGKLKAKIVAGRHLPVMDRASDLTDAFVEVKFGNTTFKTDVCPKSLNPQWNSEWFKFEVDDEDLQDEPLQITVLDHDTYSANDAIGKVYIDIDPLLCSEAATVISGWFPIYDTIHGIRGEINVLVKVDLFNDLNRFRQSSCGVKFFCTMSIPRCFRAMVIHGFVEELVVNEDPEYQWIDRIRTPRASNEARQRLISLMSGELQRKIGLKVLEMGGNAVVGYLQCFDLEGESGLVVRAIGTACTLDKISSTCPAAVVPNLSNSSPSKDMKDSLQAVPSTLGCRSTHSSPVHSASSRLSQGFSVSVPTLLFAGMKNRQRSSEGPRARQCRAVFGEEAPGVPLSSGPPTPLRAQTFSSFSPSKSYSRQSSSSDTELSLTPKTARICLSPSSPLHQCKSSPLPTMVPRSRTPPLLHVSQSDTAMLRKSVSFSEDLLLVASGMGSGGSAGKEAGPLKALLRQQTQSALEQREFPFFTLTGFPVGFLLHVGGVVSARSVKLLDRIHNPDEPETRDAWWEEIRQEIKSHAKALGCHAVVGYSESTSICEEVCILSASGTAAILSSRFMQDGALDTEHRFEDTAPPACGFCHIPYDELNMPFPAQLTYCHCCRRHKVPDVLFTTIDVPTEASITGKGCLIQARLCRTKKKAQGEGNATAISNLLPFLEYELHTQLLNKLKLRGMNALFGLRVQISVGDTMLLGLASATGVYLTALPSPGGIQIAGKTPSDLTYEQHVSNMQKKINDTIAKNKELYEISPPEWVEEVIGSPIPESRQRSRIFRSHSESSDEVLELDLSHGKKDAFVLEIDDTDAIEDIHSLLTDAPTPPGFYSCNTEIMPGIYNWTSSLQMFTSVRVFRLSNANLTNQGLNKIFNDLCENLLKSLYFKLRSMVPCCLCHVNFIVAVPEDELIQVAVTAVAMSLDKDQTQENGRQSGDKTLMKAITENEEQLQFPLELSAECPSNPLSSAKGLSEVSGPLPSARAPSVDHSSFTDRCSSWIEQIRLKAHTIRRGSIKTTSSLEKSSPLPDSRSRSLRSNRSCPSSSVAVVKMTPLSFLPGTKIIKYLGIINMFFIRETTSLREEGGVSGFLHSFIAEVFAMVRAHVAALGGNAVVSYSMKECVFMENPNKNQAQCLINVSGDAVIFIRESELEATPSQTQSGNVQTSSNGEGT, from the exons ATGCCAGGAAAACTGAAGGCGAAGATTGTGGCGGGTCGGCATCTGCCCGTCATGGACCGTGCCAGCGATCTCACTGACGCTTTTGTGGAG GTGAAGTTTGGAAACACAACTTTTAAAACTGATGTGTGTCCCAAGTCTCTGAATCCTCAGTGGAATTCAGAGTGGTTTAAGTTTGAG GTAGATGACGAGGACTTACAGGACGAGCCATTGCAGATAACAGTTCTGGATCATGACACGTACAGCGCTAATGATGCCATAGGAAAGGTTTACATCGACATTGACCCGCTGCTTTGCAGTGAAGCTGCTACAGTAATCTCTGGCTGGTTTCCCATCTATGACACCATACatg GCATAAGAGGAGAGATCAATGTCCTAGTCAAAGTCGACCTCTTCAATGACCTGAACCGATTCCGTCAGTCTTCCTGTGGAGTCAAGTTCTTCTGTA CCATGTCGATCCCGCGCTGTTTCCGTGCCATGGTCATCCATGGCTTTGTGGAAGAGCTGGTGGTGAACGAGGATCCAGAGTACCAGTGGATCGACCGAATCCGGACTCCCCGGGCGTCCAACGAGGCCCGCCAGAGACTCATCTCGCTTATGTCAG GCGAACTCCAGCGTAAGATAGGTCTGAAGGTGCTGGAGATGGGTGGGAATGCAGTGGTTGGCTACCTGCAGTGTTTCGACCTGGAGGGCGAGTCCGGGCTGGTCGTGCGAGCTATCGGTACTGCCTGCACACTCGACAAAATCAGCAGCACGTGTCCAGCCGCCGTGGTCCCCAACCTGTCCAACTCGTCTCCATCGAAAGACATGAAAGA ctctcTGCAGGCTGTCCCTTCCACTCTTGGATGTCGTTCCACTCACAGCAGCCCGGTTCACAGTGCGAGCAGCCGTCTCTCTCAGGGCTTCTCCGTGTCTGTGCCAACACTGCTGTTCGCCGGTATGAAAAACAGACAAAGGAGCTCAGAGGGCCCCAGAGCCAGGCAGTGTAG GGCAGTTTTTGGGGAGGAGGCCCCTGGCGTTCCGTTGTCCTCAggaccccccacccctctacgAGCCCAAaccttctcctccttctccccTTCCAAGTCCTACAGCCGCCAGTCCTCCTCCTCGGACACGGAGCTGAGTCTCACCCCAAAAACCG CGAGGATTTGTCTGTCTCCCAGTTCTCCTCTCCATCAGTGTAAGTCTTCACCCCTTCCCACTATGGTCCCCAGGAGTAgaactcctccccttctccatgTGAGCCAATCAGACACAGCCATGCTGAGAAAGAGTGTGTCCTTCAGTGAGGACCTGCTACTAGTGGCCTCTG GCATGGGCAGTGGAGGCAGTGCCGGCAAGGAGGCGGGGCCTCTTAAAGCACTTCTGAGACAGCAGACCCAGTCAGCCTTGGAGCAGAgg gaGTTCCCCTTTTTTACACTGACTGGTTTCCCTGTGGGCTTTCTGCTTCACGTGGGTGGGGTGGTCAGTGCGCGTTCTGTGAAGCTTTTGGATCGAATTCACAATCCTG ACGAGCCAGAGACGCGAGACGCTTGGTGGGAGGAGATCCGTCAGGAGATCAAGTCCCACGCCAAGGCCCTGGGCTGCCATGCTGTGGTGGGCTACAGCGAGTCCACCAGCATCTG cgagGAAGTGTGTATTCTGTCGGCTTCAGGCACCGCCGCCATTCTCAGCTCCCGCTTCATGCAAGACGGCGCGTTGGACACGGAACACAG ATTTGAAGACACAGCGCCCCCTGCCTGCGGCTTCTGTCACATCCCGTATGATGAGCTGAACATGCCGTTTCCTGCCCAGCTCACGTACTGCCACTGCTGCCGACGCCACAAAGTGCCCGACGTGCTTTTCACCACCATAGACGTTCCCACTGAAGCCAGCATCACTGGCAAAGGCTGTCTGATCCAGGCcag GCTGTGCCGCACTAAGAAGAAGGCCCAGGGTGAGGGAAACGCCACGGCCATCAGCAACCTGCTGCCCTTCCTGGAGTACGAGCTGCACACGCAGCTGCTCAACAAGCTGAAGCTGCGTGGGATGAACGCGCTGTTTGGCCTGCGTGTGCAGATCAGCGTGGGCGACACCATGCTGCTGGGCCTGGCT tcgGCGACTGGGGTGTACCTGACAGCCCTGCCCAGTCCTGGAGGGATTCAGATAGCAGGGAAGACACCTAGTGACCTCACATATGAGCAACACGTCTCCAACATGCAGAAGAAAATCAACGACACCATTGCCAAAAACAAAGAGCTCTACGAGATCAGCCCTCCG GAGTGGGTTGAAGAAGTCATTGGCTCGCCGATTCCTGAATCACGTCAGCGGTCCCGCATCTTCCGCTCCCACTCGGAGAGCTCGGACGAGGTTCTGGAGTTGGACCTGTCTCACGGCAAGAAGGACGCCTTTGTGCTGGAG ATTGATGACACTGATGCTATTGAAGACATTCACTCCCTTCTTACCGACGCCCCAACGCCTCCAG GGTTTTACAGCTGCAACACTGAAATCATGCCTGGGATTTATAACTGGACTTCAAGTTTACAG ATGTTTACATCCGTAAGGGTCTTCCGCCTCAGCAATGCAAACCTGACCAATCAGGGCCTGAATAAGATCTTCAATGACCTCTGTGAGAACCTGCTAAAG AGTCTGTACTTCAAGCTGCGTTCTATGGTACCCTGCTGCCTATGTCATGTGAACTTCATTGTTGCTGTGCCTGAGGATGAACTTATCCAG gtggCAGTGACTGCAGTGGCCATGAGTTTGGATAAAGATCAGACTCAAGAGAATGGCAGACAAAGTGGAGATAAAACTCTTATGAAAG CCATTACAGAGAATGAAGAGCAGCTTCAGTTTCCTTTAGAGCTCAGTGCTGAATGTCCTTCCAACCCTCTCAGCTCTGCCAAAG gtTTGTCAGAGGTGTCTGGTCCTCTTCCAAGTGCCAGAG ccCCCTCAGTTGATCACAGTTCCTTTACAGACAGATGCAGCTCCTGGATAGAGCAGATTAGACTGAAAGCTCACACCATAAGACGTGGATCAATTAAAACAA CATCCTCTCTGGAGAAGTCCAGTCCGTTGCCGGACAGCCGCTCCCGCTCCCTGCGCTCGAACCGCTCCTGTCCTTCCAGCTCTGTTGCCGTGGTGAAAATGACCCCCCTCTCCTTCCTTCCTGGAACAAAGATCATCAAGTACCTCGGCATCATCAACATGTTCTTCATCAGAGAAACCACGTCACTGCGGGAG gaGGGTGGCGTAAGTGGGTTCCTGCACTCGTTTATAGCCGAGGTGTTTGCCATGGTACGAGCCCATGTGGCTGCTCTCGGAGGAAACGCTGTCGTCTCCTACAGCAtgaaagagtgtgtgttcatggagaACCCCAACAAAAACCAG GCTCAGTGCCTTATCAATGTGAGTGGAGACGCTGTGATTTTCATCCGGGAATCTGAGCTTGAGGCCACACCGTCCCAGACACAGTCAGGAAACGTGCAGACCTCCAGCAACGGAGAAGGAACCTGA